The following proteins are encoded in a genomic region of Leptolyngbya boryana PCC 6306:
- the tnpA gene encoding IS200/IS605 family transposase, producing the protein MKDIGSLSHTKWECKYHVVFIPKYRKKALYYELRQHLGELFRELAAQKECRIEEGHLMSDHVHMLISIPPKYSVSQVMGYIKGKSAISIARTYQGRRKNFTGQHFWARGYYVSTVGRDEALVRQYIRDQEKEDQRVDQLNFFNE; encoded by the coding sequence ATGAAAGATATCGGAAGTTTAAGTCATACGAAGTGGGAGTGCAAATATCATGTGGTATTCATCCCCAAGTATCGAAAAAAAGCGTTGTACTACGAGCTACGGCAGCATTTAGGCGAATTGTTCCGAGAGTTGGCAGCGCAGAAGGAATGTCGGATTGAGGAAGGACATTTGATGAGCGATCATGTGCATATGCTGATCTCAATTCCACCGAAGTACTCGGTGTCGCAAGTGATGGGATACATCAAAGGCAAAAGTGCGATTAGCATTGCGAGAACGTATCAGGGGCGGCGGAAGAACTTTACGGGACAACACTTTTGGGCAAGAGGATACTATGTCTCGACGGTGGGACGTGATGAGGCATTAGTGCGCCAGTACATCCGGGATCAAGAAAAAGAAGATCAGCGGGTGGATCAATTGAATTTCTTCAACGAGTAG
- a CDS encoding O-acetyl-ADP-ribose deacetylase — protein sequence MAAIDKLEIRIADITKLEVDAIVNAANTSLLGGGGVDGAIHRVAGSQLLEECRMLRGCKTGQAKITKGYQLPAKFVIHTVGPVWQDSTQGEPELLASCYRESLKLATLHHVRTVAFPAISCGIYGYPIEQACTIAIRETVSFLQDNGTIEKVIFACFSPEVQTAYQTALTTIE from the coding sequence ATGGCTGCGATCGACAAACTTGAAATTAGAATTGCAGATATCACCAAACTTGAAGTCGATGCGATCGTAAATGCTGCAAATACATCTCTTTTGGGTGGCGGTGGCGTGGATGGAGCAATTCACCGCGTCGCAGGTTCACAACTCCTCGAAGAATGTCGAATGCTCAGAGGCTGTAAAACTGGACAAGCCAAGATTACCAAAGGCTATCAGCTACCCGCAAAGTTTGTGATTCATACGGTCGGCCCGGTTTGGCAAGATAGCACGCAAGGAGAACCCGAACTACTGGCTTCTTGCTACCGTGAAAGCTTGAAATTGGCAACTCTGCATCACGTGAGAACGGTTGCATTTCCAGCGATTAGCTGCGGTATTTATGGCTATCCCATCGAGCAAGCTTGTACGATCGCGATCCGCGAAACAGTCAGCTTTCTGCAAGACAATGGCACGATCGAGAAAGTGATTTTCGCGTGCTTCAGTCCTGAAGTTCAGACTGCTTATCAAACGGCTTTGACTACGATCGAGTAA